A segment of the Streptococcus chenjunshii genome:
AAACCAGTCTTCCAACTCACAGCCGAATAAAGCTAAGAGCATCATCAGAAGAGGCAGAACAACTAAATGCATGCCCAAAAATAGAGAGACCGGGAGGGTAAACAGACAGGCTCCTAGTATAGGCAGCCATTTATTTATCCCTGTATAACGGATAATGAACCATTCTCCAAAAAATAAAGCAGCAGCAAGCAGTACAATCAGTATTCTCATGGCTCTACTTCCTTTCTTTACGATAAGCAGCAATTAATTTTTTGGCTGCCTCAAAGCTTATTTCGTCCTCCAAGGCCAAATCTTTGATTAAGCCGACATAGCCTTCGCTCTTAGATTTGACGGAGACTTTCTGAATTAACCGATCAAGGCGCAGGCGAATAGTGGGGTAAGAAACACCGTACTCCTTAGCTATT
Coding sequences within it:
- a CDS encoding DUF2089 family protein is translated as MGDEKIPSWLFELEPEDYEFMHRFILASGSLKKIAKEYGVSYPTIRLRLDRLIQKVSVKSKSEGYVGLIKDLALEDEISFEAAKKLIAAYRKERK